Genomic segment of Coffea arabica cultivar ET-39 chromosome 1e, Coffea Arabica ET-39 HiFi, whole genome shotgun sequence:
AATACTTTTCAAGTAGGTTGTAATTCGTCACAAAATTAGTTGTACAGTTTTATAATAGTCATGTTATAATCAACTATCGTTTATATAGGATTGTACACGTCAATTACGTCAAAATTACATGAACTGAGTCATACATCTTCAAAATCTACACTGACGACTAAATTCGGACTGTAGATTGTTTGGGACGATTGCCCTTGTCTCTTTCTGACAACCGTGGCTATCCCTTGTCAATGTTTTTAAATTCGGATGGGAGAGTGAACAGGAAAACCTTCCGATTCACGACTCGATTGGTTCAACTGATTCGACCACGGTTCAtagatttaataattttttaattcattttagtattaagaattatgaataaaactaaaatatttattttagaaaataaaaagttgtTGAACCTTCCAATTTTTACCGGTTCAattaatttttccattttttaattGAATCGGACCGAAAGCATGGCTGGTTCACGGTTCAACCGATCGGTCCGGTCCAATTTTAAAAAACATTGCCCTTGTTGCAAATAACTGGCTACCCAAGTCcctaagcaaaagaaaaaataaataatacaaaaaagaaaaagttaccGGATTAGTAGTTAGGCTGAGCAAACCAGGAAAGGAAAGCTTGTATACCTTGGAAGGTGGAAACAAGGAAGTTGTTGAAAAATGAaaccccaaaaagaaaaaaaaaaaatgctgaaagaaagaaacaggcAGAATGAAATGGCAGGGGgcgaggggggggggggggggggggggggggggggggggtggaaCAGTAGGCTTCACTTTTGAGATTTGTGCAGAAAATGTTAGATCTTCTGGGGACTCGTTTGCATGCAAACAGACAAAGGTCCACGCTTGCGTGTCGAGAGTCGAGACCACTCCGCTCCGTTCCCACCATCCAAAGCTGAGGTCCCAATATTATAACACAACCACGGCTTTCCTTAGCTGTATTCTGTAGCATTTTGTACGAGAGGAGCCACCAGACCAATTACTACTCTCATCTTTCACATTCCAAAATCCACATTTTTAATGTCTGTGTGCCCTGTTCTGTTCCCTTTCGAACTCCCTGttgtttcttctctctctccctctttctgCTCTCTCCGTcctattttaatagttttatttttctttttcatctatCCCAAATTATGatccacttttcaattgaacAATGTAGTTgtcttttaatttctctaaaatatccttatttaatgtaagttgttattactataaattaccttatttaatatagattgttAATATTAAATATAACTTATCCCATTTAATGCATTTAGATTTTTCAAAACatattgatatatgaaaagccaaatttatttaatgtaagggtattttagaaaaataacaatctaaatttatttttccaaaaaagttaactactttttctaaaactgtgtgaaaaaaattaggactatcaaaatgggacagagggaatatttttttttttttgaggaaaacaagaatttcatGTTGATGTTAACTCGAGAGCTCAAATTTTTATGCTATACGAgtaattttttataagaaattatcaaaaattacCCTTCTTAAATCAATTTATTTTCTTCACTTGTAAGCAGGATTATGCATTTCATAGGTCAAGATAACTTTTCCTTGTAAGCCTTGACAAAAATCATCAGAGTGACAGAATGCATTTTCTCTCCTTCTCCTTCGTAAGAGTACTTGTGAATTTGCATAATCATTGGACTTTAATGCATTCAATCTGACATAGACATATAGTAATACTGATATTTACCATTCAAAGAAAGTAATAGGTGTATCAATGAACGTATAAATTCAATAATCCAATCCAAATAATAGGGTTTGCATTTGCATTTTAAGTAATTTGCTACTAATTAGAAATCTCTCAACACTTTTTGTCTAGTTTACTTGATTATATAACAAGTTCTACCAGCCTTAAAAAGGACATTCCATTCTTAAAAAGAACACGTTACAAAGAAGATGTTCATATCTTCacatttctttttggtttttgtGTCACCCTGGAATCTATCTTCAATCTATTAGGTgccttatttaaaaaaaaaaaaaaaaaactattaggTGCCTTTGATGGATTCCCTTGAGATACCTATGGTTTTCTTTCtggtaaaacaaaacaaaaaaaaagttttctttGTGGTTTTTGAGAAAACACAAAAGCCCATTTAGTAGTTAGCCACTTTAAGCTTTTTGTTGCTTGGACTTTTGACTGGCCTCCTAAATGGTCCATTAAGACATTAAAGGAGATGAAAATTGCAAATAATCCATTGTGtaaagtttctttttttaaatattttattttttttccttcagtCTAAGAACTCCTATTTACAATCCTTCCTATCTTACCCTCCGAGCCAACCCTTCCCCTATAAAGTTCTTTTATTTGAGGAGAATATTTTCCTGTTCGAGTTACCGTGATAAACCACCATCTTAAGGACGTAATGCTAATCATCATCACTAAGCAACTAGAGTGGAAATTGCAATATTTCTGCCCAAACAAAATGCTAATAGAACAAGAAGGCGGGGTTATTTTCTCATCTATTGATACTTTAGTGGTATAGTTTTGTTAAATGGTTAGTGCTACTTAGTATTTTGAAAACGTCCACAAGGTATAATCTGCTTATCCGCTGAAAGAGGCAAGACTAAGATAACACAAGATTTGTAAATTTATACATGTAATTTCATGCAAcgtagccaaaaaaaaaaaatttgaaaattgaaaatgttCGGCCCAAAACGTTTTTATTTGGCTAGGCTTTGGTGCATCCTTACCCAAGCAATCAATAGGATATTCCCTTCCAGCCCAATTAACAATAACGTTACTTTTTCAATCCACAGTCCTCTCAACTTAGGATGGAATTGGGCCAATTGGTTACTAAGTCAGCCCCTACCCAATATCCATACCTTTTAGTATTCTTTAGATGCATAACTGAATTgataaaaattttcttatattaaccatatatataaatatatatatatattaagtgcgtaaaatttagagtttaaattcaatcattcatttaaTGAGGCAAAATTTAATCATTCATTTAAATATGATAATGTATACATTATCAGTGTAGGTAAAATTAATCCTAAATGTAACTACTATCAAACTTTCAATATTCcaagaaatgaatgattgatgaACAAGATTACAACGACAATGAAAGAACAATGTGCACAATATCAAAAGTGGATTCTTCAAAGAGCAAAGTGAATTGAACCAAAATTTCCCaaaaagacaagaaagaagaagcaGAATAGATGAGTTATGTAACAGGTGCAATGGATCTAGCATGCCAGCTACTGTTAAGTAGGCCACAGATATTATGCTCACAAGTTCATATACAGAAATGTGAATTTAATTGGAAAGTATGTTCAGCATCACCATTATTGATGTGGTGGTTGTGTAGTCATGAACCATGAACCACAAAAGCCATCTCAATTTTATAGAAAGCCCTCTTAATTTTACTGGTCCTACCAAGCCTAACCATGATTCAAAGGAAGCAAAGAAAATCCAAaatgtttttgtttttcacCCTCAAAAACTagacaaaaaagaaagtttTCCTCTTCTGAAATTAGCAACATTAATTTTAAAAAGTGATAACTGTATAATTTGCTAGTTCTTGAACATTGCCCTTGGGGAAAAAGGGACAATGTGTAGAATTGCACAAGAAAAAGTATAAGCAGAATATTTAGTTGTGAAGtagttcaaaaataaaccaCAGCCCTTAGCGGACGGCGGCTTGAGATTGTATCCAGAAGATTTGATTCAGATTAATGTTAACGTGttaaaagtataatttataCTACAAAGTACCATTGAAAAATGTAAGCCCATGATTCATCTCATTATTTTGGAACTGAAGCAACagaaagatttaaaaaaaaaaaaaatgttgcagAACTGAGCTGCTGCAGCTTTTGTCTGGAATAAGAATAACCCTTTACTAGAATCTCCATGATAGGAGAGAATTCATGAACTGAACACAAGAATCAGTTAAGCTCATGTAAGTTGACGATCTCCTGCAGATAATGTCCTGATCTTCAACGTTAGTGTACAACTTCTGAAAAGTTGCGTTGCTCTGGATCTCCATGACAATATTCGAATCTACAACTTCAACCTGTTCTATTTGTACtagaaatgttggaacattATTTTGCGTCCCAAATCCAAAAGTCTACTCTTCATGCAAATACATCTCTTGAACCTAGAATTTAGTTGAACAAAACAACCCATGAGAGTGTAGATTAGATTCCAATGCTACTCTTGTCTGTACTTTTGGCAACTCTATGTTTGGAATTTGAGATCCACAATATAAAATTTCCCCACTTGGCATTCAGAACTTTACATCACTAAGCTCTTATTTGAACAATTAATGATCTCTCACTTTACATGTAGCATGGCTGTCATGTACCTCCAGTGTTTTTTCATGTTCAATAATATAAAATTCGCTACAATAGATTTTGTTTGTAGTTTCAAGTTCTCAACGTCCACAGCCATTTGTAAAGCTTAGGATGTTTTGTAGTTACAAGAAAGTATGTTCAAATTAGGGTTGCAAATGAATTATGCCGGTTCATGAGCGCTCGTCAATTAGTTCAGTCAAAGTTCGACTCAGTTAAACTTGAATCACTTAATGGGACTGTCCAATCAAGCCAAATAactctatatattttttgatgTCTTAATGAACCAGTTTGAtcctatatatatttttttataattttttattattagtgaaatAACAAGTAGGTCTCTCGTATCTTTATTATCTATTCGAGTGATTTATCTATTTTGAGTGATTTGTCATgtctttagtttttatttaccaGTAATGGTTCCCTACTGACCCCCTTATTGTAGCCTTAGttcagcatttttttttaactaaagaGGATCAATAGTGGTTTCTACTAACCCCTTTGATGACTCGAACCCGTGACCTATTCCCTTGATTGCTCGAATTCGTGTCTGTCTGTTTTGGATGAAGCGTTTTGTCAACAAAGCAATGCCTGGTTGTCCAACCTTAGTTCAGTTGATTTATCATGTACTGGTAAATTAATTTAACttattttccccttttcttaaaCTTTAGATATTAATATCTAACAATTATCCCTAAGCCAAAGTTGATAAATGTTGATTAACAAACAATACAAGTTCTTCCCCTCCTACGAAAGAAAAACCCACCAATTAGACATTTTTATTGTTGAGTAGACCTTGTTGATTAACTCCTTATGTTGTTTTAAATTAAATGATTGAGAATTATCCATGACCATGCCaccatttttttctatttttttttctatcagAAGAGAGATGGAATTTAAGAATCTAGGAAGAGGAGTCTCAATTTTAGCCACTGGATTAATCAAAGCCTCCTTAATCGGCCGTGACCATGCCATCCTTCTTGTAAAAATTCAGACAGAATTTCACAAAGGGGGTTATCTTCCAATTTATGCTAAATTTAATTCACATTTGAATTCTTTACCTTCCACAATCCGTAGAGTTTCAAGTCATTGGAGATGGTCGTGCATTTAGGTTAAATAAAGAATTGAGAGGCCTGCAATTGTAAAAGCTAGCTAGCATGCATTCTAACTTTGTATACCACAAGTAATTATGACCCTCTAACTTGCCCTAATTTTGGGTTAACGACCTGACCTGGTCTATTAAGTCCTCAACTACTCCGAGTTTTGTGATAAGATGTAGAAGTTGGTAAAAGAGTTGTTTACAGGCTTAGTTGTCACTAATATCAGAAACGTATTGTTTCTTCTACGATGCAACTCATATTTAAGTTGATTAATCCTGCTTATTCATTCTATAATAAAGCATTACTAGAATTCTGACTCGTGCTATGCATAGattgatatttcaaatcaaaatagtaaaattattttcgttaaaaaaatgttatttggaaaagaaaagcaaatagTTCAAGATGGTGTCAATTTTAGTGTCAATTACGACTATCAAAATGTgttagtttgaaaataaaagcaaagaaaaaaaaatccctaCTCATGGACTTGAAAGAAACTACTATGAAATTGCCTGAAAGTTTGTGTCTAATTGTCATATATTTTTCACAATTGCttttagaaaaattcttttctttcattgtaTCATACcctgagaatttttttttttatattttaaaactatctatGGTTGCATGaataacagaaaaaaaaaatctaattccAGTTGCATTATTAGGCAACATTTGATTTCATTATTACGACTAATTTCAACCATGGAACCTGTTATTAACATATGGAAACTCTTGAAAGCAAAGACTCATCAATGCCGGTGGAGAATGCTTATGCTCCAAATTTCCTACGCGGtttggaaaaggaaatttttaataaGGCCTTACTCGGTTTCTGAAACTTGATTTCTTATGCAAAGACTACTAGTCAAATATAAAGATTTTggcaagaaaattaaattatacaCAACGGCATTTACTTGTCAATTGAATCAATCCGAGGCATGTACTTATCCTAATTATTAAACTATAAACATGCAGTTAGTTGTTGTAAACTCAGCAGATCCGTCggaaaattacgtcgttttccgtgatcacatttttctattaccttttttcctcacatacatcaaatcgctacagtaattttttcatgaaaaattatggaaaatgcaatccaaacacaaccttaaaCTTCTGTAATTAGAGGAGAATTTGTCAAATATTTTAAGTCGGTGAAAATGTGTACAATTGCATTTTGAATTGTATACATGTATTTTTCGAACTCTTTCTTCCGTTATTTGGAGGAAAATATGGGAGCGTAATGGTTTTAATCGAGTCTAACGCTTTAACCTTTGCTCAAAAAATGAGACACTTTATCATTCTgacttatttgtttattttcataAGCAAAAAAAGAGTCATTTTATCATTCTAGTTTACCTATTTATTttcataagtttgaattgcattcaagTTTGACTTGTTTATTTATTGAATTGAACTCGGATAATCTTCTATTAAGGCAAGCATAAATAGTTTACCTTTATCATATGCAAGTTCTATGTTCTATATTAATCTAGTCGAGTGAGTATGTACTTAGCTTGATTAATTGGCAAACCAAGAACGAATtcagccttgtttggattgcatttttctggattttttttttatagaaaaattactgtagtgatttgatatatgtaagataaaaaggtaattgaaaaatgtgttcactgaaatgtaacaatttttctttggaaaattGCTGTCCAAACTATATTTTAGTATCGACCAGTTGTCTTTGACCCCCTAGGAAGAATCAGGTCTGTCGACATAATTctcaataatattttttaaacatgaAGATCTGACTGTTGGTCCTGGACAAAAAAGAACTGATGAATCGACAAAGCAATACATGATGTCAAATGAATTAGCTTAGGCTTGGAGTAGCAGCAAAGGAAGTAGACTAACAGCATTTGGTAAATTTTTATGCATCTACCCAGATCAAAGTCACAGCACAGCAACACATCAAACCAACAAGCCCCTTTTGAATAGATCCAATcaagctttcttttctcaagGAGTTGACTCTGATTATTGAATATGTCTGTTTCCAGCAACTGGACCAGGTCATAGTCAGTGAACGCGGAGAATTGTGGGATCCCACAATCTTCTGTCACTCACCTTCAACATCATATCCAAAAGGATTTCATCATTGTTAATGCAATACTTTGGGAAAGAAACAGTTTGTACTTTTCATGTTTTTGTTGAGCTAAAAGAAATAACTGAACATTTGCAAgcttgaaaaggaagaaatcgaatttcctttttgcttctgattacaaggaagttttacaaacttCATCCTGTATGCTGTACACTACGAGAACAAAAATGTGTACATTGGCTGagtagggaaaaaaaaacaaaaattgtcAAAGAATCCCTACAAAAAGAATGACAAAGAATTCCTAGGTCATTTTGGTATTCACACAAAAGAATAGATTGATTGAACAACTAATCCTATAGCCCTTCTAGTGTGGTGGATAGATCAGCAACTGAAATGTACTTCTTTCTTACACAATGGAGATGACTGTGGCCTCCTATGATGACCTGTTCTGTGCAGGATACAAGCACTTCTGGGAGATAAGTTAGCTTGTTCTAGAGCATGGGATTGTAGCTCAGACGGGTAGTCCCTTAAACAGCCTATCCGTGGACCAGCTCCCGTACTCCATTTGCAAGACAACTTATTCCCTAATTGGAATGGTTTCAATCCTGAATGAGGACTGATCCTCAGAATAGAGTCTTCGGATACAGAATGTTCTTTAGTTGCATCAAGCTCTTTAGTAGACAAGTTAGGCCTTGGCTTTTCTGATTCAGATGATTCTTCTGCTGTTTCATAACCATCCGTGGGGGATTCTGGTGGCAAGCTGTTGGGATCTAATTGAACTAGTTCGCTTTCAGACTTGAACCTCTCTACTAAAGCGTCTTTGCTTGGTATCTGAAGATTTGTCAATTTACTAGCAAAGCAGTCGAGTGGCCTTGACTGAGTGAGTTCAGCAGGAGCTTTATTTAATCCTTTCTCGGAGTTAATTCTTCTTTCTAAATTCGAGTCTACGACATCACTCTCTTCTATCTTCAAGCCAATTTTGTCAGCCAGATCCTCTTCAGAGGAGTTATTCCTTAGGTGTCCACTGGTTGTCCTTCCAAATGATTCATCTTCATCTACAGAGTCAAGCTGGCATTGCATTGACATTAATCAGCATCAGAACTTTTTCTATGTTGTCTTAAGGAAAAcggataaaaaatgaaaacaagtgAAGGAGACAAGCCGCAATTGTACCTTGACATCAGTTAGATCCACATTGTTGTCCCTCAGAAATGAAATGAAGTCTTGAAAATTTTCTGGTGTTGGCCGATAATGGCCACTGTGAGGCCAGACAGCCTGTAAGAAATTGACAAAAAGAACGTTAATACCAATCCAATATGGGAATTCCATATATAACCACTTAAAGAGTCTAGAAAAGATAGTTTTCACAATCTGTAAGCTAAGTTATAATCTATACCTTTAAGATGCCGTTCTCAACAACTATCCTCCCAGCAGCTAATGCGGCACCCCCCGCCAGAAAACTAGAGTGCTGAAATGTTCCCTTCTTTTTCTTGCCCACATACATGGTCCTTGTGGTACCGAGAACGAAAATCCATTTAGCCTTAGGTTCATCAGAGGTGTCAAGTAACTCTCCTGTTTGCTTATAGAAGAGTTTTCCATCTTCCACTGCAACTTCATAAGCCTTTCTTTCCATCTGTAATACGGAAAACAAAACTACCAGTTAGAAAATCTGTGAAGGCATCAAACTTGCATATTTtgatgaagttatttgaaaatGACGAGCAAATGAATGAAACATACCGGGCCAAGATACTTAATGCACTGCTGCTGAAGTTTTGTTCGAGGACATTTCTCAACAAGATTAACCTCTTTTCCTTCTCCGATATCTAGCCTGCGTTGAATCAATTTCAATAGTTAGTAGCATGcactaaaaaacaaaaaattgctaAACAGTCAAGAtgtttgttttcaagaaaattaccaGTAGAAGAAAGGTTCTTTGCTTTGAGAATGAAACCATTTGACATAATAGAAATGTAGATTGTGTCCATAACGATGTCGAGGATCAATCTGCTCAACCAGAGACAAGAAGATTATCAGATGAGCGAACCTTCACAATGGAGAAAGTTTAAAAACTGTCAATCAACAACTGATTCTACTTACCGCCTCAAGCCAATGTTGCAATGCAAGTTTCTGTGCTTTTCCATTCTTTGACAGTCCTTTCCCTACTTTGGCAGCTCGTGTTCTTGCTCTTGACCAGCGTGAGATAGCACTCTCATGTTTATCAAGGTCAAAGAATGATATTGAACTATGCTTGAGTTCTGCAAAATCTAATAGCTTCCACCTACAAACATCAAGAAACAGCATCAGATAAGTTTGAACTCCATTacgaaacaaaacaaaacaaaaagacaaTTTCTTTGAGCAGACACTTTCAAAGCTAACAGAAGTACATACCAACTGTTCTCGATTAGAACAGCACAATCTGCCAACTTTCTTCTAGTCCGGAAGCTTTTGTATACTTTCTGCAACTTTACAGCAGCTTCATGCTTCGGGTTGCTGCAATCCAGGATTGGCAATTGTGGCACTTTAACAGTGGCCATACTTTGTTTTAAAGACTGATTGCCCATCTCTTCAGTCTCAGTGTCAATTACAGATTGGCAGTTTCCATAATCGAGTGATAGAAATGCTTTTGATTCAGAATCTTGGCTGCTGATGCCCATAGACCACTCTGGTGTCTTCTTTTCATCATCTCCAGAGAAGCCAATGGATTTCACAATTACTGAGTCAAGTCCATCCTGGAGATCACAGTATGCAGCCAATAGGCACGAAAATGATACACCCATGCAATTTTGGACGGATTTTTAACAGTTTAAAACACCTGGATTCCTGTAATGAAGGACGATTAGTACTATATTCAATTGCCTGTTGCGCAAAAAGGAATTCATTAAAAGCAACAATTGGATACTAATAAGAAAAGCAAATTAAGTCCTCCTAAGATGAGCTGTCAAAAAGTAAGACAAGAACAACATCAAATACTGCAAACAGCTAGAATGAAAAACAGTAACATTGTGAAACAGTTCCCAAGAACCAattcaaacaaacattaaacaaaATGGGGATCAAAAGGGGACtaaaaaagacaagaaaagcCCACAAGGCACATTTTCGTATTAACAGCTTTTTCTGCACAACAGAATACGAATTGGTCAAGAAGTTGAGTCACAGTTTCGCAGAATACAATCTGCATTCGTGGACACACTTATTCATCCGTGGATATGCCTTTTGACAGCTTTTAAGGGTTGAATCCAAAATTCTAAAATATTACCAGAAGAAACTAAGAGATCTGCCATTCGTAAGATTGCAGAACAAAATGCTCCCTAACCCAATAACTGGAATAGCATTTCCCGTGCAAAGAAAAACATCTTATTAAAAGATAATGTCCAATGAAATTGTGCATTGATTACAGCACTCATCCAACAACATGCACTTTAAACATGCcaacatttcatcaaaacagAACTAACAGAGCACATGAGATAAAACCCATTTCTAAAACTCCGAATACAACAAAGACAAAATCTTTGCAAAGAATTAAAAGAACCCAGATACCATTTTCATCCAGGTATTTTCCAAAACACGcagaaacaaaatataaaaagaaggaaggaaatcagaaacaaaaagataactaCTATTTTTGATTGGGGAAACCACGTGTCACAGCCAGGAAAACTCCGCAAGAAAAGATTGGAAAAGGGATAAGAACAGAAAGAAGAAGATTTTACCTGAATACAAGAGGTTGGAAACGGACcaaaaatttatgaaaaaagAACTTTCGGTGGGCAATGAATAACTGAAGAGTCCGAATATAATGGGATGAAAAGATGGAAATTGATAATATTTGACAAGAACCCTTTTTGGGTATTGCTTTTTTGGTTTCAATGGATGGCCTTTCCTGGGAAGTATTTATACAGGAAtgggagggagagggagaagcaGAGAACAGAGCAGACTAACCAACTCAAACTCGGGGGAGTGGGCTCAGGCCAGGGGGCGTGGAAAGAatatgagagagagaaaggagagagagagatagatgGCACGTGGAATTGACTTTTGACGACATCGATTAACTTCTCCTATACTCACGAGTACTATggtctgaattttttttttactttggtcattttattttctagtcttctttgttttttaattGCTCATTAGTTTTTAGCCAATTGCTATTTTCTAaggaaaaattttaatattttttgtgaacaaattttttaattactATGTTATCTTACATGCATCAAATTGTTATGATACATTTTTTTCAAATGGGAAATGCACTTGCTGTGTGCAAATTAAGGAAAAttctggtaaaaaaaaaaacaaggatgatttttttttttttttgtttttggtaagCTACTATATTTGATAGGCTTGATATAAACAATATTCAGCTAGaaactagcaaaaataccaaaaaaagaaaaggaaaaaatttagcACCAAAATTTCCTAAATCTTGCATTATAGTAATTGTTTATGAAATAGGTAATgtttttttatagttttttgGTTTGGTTCCATCCATCCTATAACAATTGTGCTAATTAGCCATGCAACAGTTTCTCATTTCTGGTTCTGCAATTCCAGTGATGAATCACTGAATTggaaaggtgaaaaaaaaaagaaaagaaaaagagttttACACTCTCCATCTCATGTTTATGCCAGTTAAGTAAtattaagaaattaaaatatcTATAAATCAATGAATATTTTTTGGCTAATATCTAGCTTATAGAATGAGATACAAGAGAATTATGAAATGAGTtttggatagtagattattttggataattttttgaaaaaaaaaaatactagtaTATCACTTTtttatgtgatgtatgtgagatacaAAAGTCGTTTAAAAAATATGTCGATAATGTAAGCAAATAcattttgacaaataattcaCTATCCAAACATACGTAATTCTTCAACTATAATTATTTATCACAAGGaagcttctaagaaattgtGCTAAATAAGCaacctttttttattattttaagtaAGACCATTTCTATGTGGAAAGTAACCTCCAAAAAAtttttgtgtttggattgcattttccgtgatttttcatggaaaaattactgtagtgatttgatgtatgtgagggaaaaaggtaatagggaaatgtgatcacggaaaacgacgtaattttttGACGGAAACCGGCAATCCAAACAGCATTCCAAATTAATCGGTTCAAACACTTCAAAATCAACAAACTGAAGTTCGGATTGACCCTCTACTTCCAACTAAtttctttctctgttttttttttcaaagtttcTAATATCTAAGATATAATTTCTTATCCTTGTTATTAACCTAGTAAGTTCCCATCTTCAATTAAAATATCCTTCTTCAATAAAAGATAGACACATATTCATGTACATAGATACTTGACAGATTGCAATAATTGCATACGAGTAGGCTGACCTAAACGTTTACCTTCCCACTGAAATTTCTAGGGAGATATATAAAGTAGAGACCATTAAGTTTTATTGCTTCTACTCGTAACCCTTACCacttgtagtttttttttttttgggacaatAGAATTCCACATATTGCACTAATGAATTTATCGATTTATAtatgttttttagtttttttatttggtgTAACATATTTTTTGACGTGGGTTTGGATacgtattttttttaatgtaaataCATCACAAAGagtgttataataattattttaaaaaatatttcaaatgatACTTAGTATATGACCTATTTATACACACTAATCAGATTTGAATACATTGGTATTTGGACGGGGATTATAAcgaatttcttttttcaaacaGGGTAAAAAGAAATGATGTCATGTCTTAAATCCAAAAC
This window contains:
- the LOC113697672 gene encoding IQ domain-containing protein IQM2, whose translation is MGVSFSCLLAAYCDLQDGLDSVIVKSIGFSGDDEKKTPEWSMGISSQDSESKAFLSLDYGNCQSVIDTETEEMGNQSLKQSMATVKVPQLPILDCSNPKHEAAVKLQKVYKSFRTRRKLADCAVLIENSWWKLLDFAELKHSSISFFDLDKHESAISRWSRARTRAAKVGKGLSKNGKAQKLALQHWLEAIDPRHRYGHNLHFYYVKWFHSQSKEPFFYWLDIGEGKEVNLVEKCPRTKLQQQCIKYLGPMERKAYEVAVEDGKLFYKQTGELLDTSDEPKAKWIFVLGTTRTMYVGKKKKGTFQHSSFLAGGAALAAGRIVVENGILKAVWPHSGHYRPTPENFQDFISFLRDNNVDLTDVKLDSVDEDESFGRTTSGHLRNNSSEEDLADKIGLKIEESDVVDSNLERRINSEKGLNKAPAELTQSRPLDCFASKLTNLQIPSKDALVERFKSESELVQLDPNSLPPESPTDGYETAEESSESEKPRPNLSTKELDATKEHSVSEDSILRISPHSGLKPFQLGNKLSCKWSTGAGPRIGCLRDYPSELQSHALEQANLSPRSACILHRTGHHRRPQSSPLCKKEVHFSC